One Ruegeria pomeroyi DSS-3 genomic region harbors:
- a CDS encoding TRAP transporter small permease subunit has protein sequence MAGHASVLQDGSALSRLDRALLRLERGLALISGLAVFSLMLLAVVSVGGRNAMNAPLPGYVDWIEQAMPLIAFMGIAFVQREGGHIRMDLVIGQLKGRALWLFELISVLLILGLMMLLVWGSWAHFLRAFDMGAPLWSRDSSIDIGIPLWPSKLLAPVAFSVLCLRLGLQVWGYGRAFVLGLEAPVAVPLIQDVAAQAAAEAEQLAGHDNG, from the coding sequence ATGGCAGGGCATGCATCAGTATTGCAGGACGGCAGCGCGCTGAGCCGGCTGGACCGGGCGCTGTTGCGGCTGGAACGGGGTCTGGCGCTGATCAGCGGGCTGGCGGTGTTTTCGCTGATGCTGCTGGCGGTGGTCTCGGTGGGCGGCCGCAACGCGATGAACGCGCCGCTGCCGGGCTATGTGGACTGGATCGAGCAGGCGATGCCGCTGATCGCCTTCATGGGGATCGCCTTTGTGCAGCGCGAGGGCGGCCATATCCGGATGGACCTGGTCATCGGGCAGCTCAAGGGGCGGGCGCTGTGGCTGTTCGAGCTGATCTCGGTGCTGCTGATCCTGGGCTTGATGATGCTCCTGGTCTGGGGCAGCTGGGCGCATTTCCTGCGGGCCTTTGATATGGGGGCGCCGCTGTGGAGCCGCGACAGCTCGATCGATATCGGCATCCCGCTCTGGCCGTCCAAGCTGTTGGCGCCGGTGGCGTTTTCGGTGCTGTGCCTGCGTCTGGGCCTGCAGGTCTGGGGCTATGGGCGGGCCTTTGTGCTGGGGCTCGAGGCGCCGGTGGCGGTGCCGCTGATCCAGGACGTGGCCGCCCAGGCGGCGGCCGAGGCGGAACAATTGGCGGGGCATGACAATGGATAG
- a CDS encoding C4-dicarboxylate TRAP transporter substrate-binding protein, whose translation MQNTLKGVAIAALTVSFVGEAGATEWNVSVWGKRRAFTEHVEKLAELVSEKTGGAFTINVSYGGLSKPKENLDGISIGAFEMAQFCAGYHADKNRAITVLELPFLGVNTLAEEVAVSNAVYAHPAAQQEMAQWNARLLMTSPMPQYNLVGTGAPRDELAEFEGMRVRATGGLGAAFSAVGGVPTSVPATEAYNAMESGVVDTVAFAQHAHLSFGTINKADWWTANLNPGTVNCPVVVNIDAYEALSDDERAALDSSVDEAIAHYLTNYGALLKKWDDVLAEKGVEKVMISDAVLEEFRAKVAGPISAKWVEDMTAQGLPGQELLDLVHATLKAARGS comes from the coding sequence ATGCAAAACACTTTGAAGGGGGTGGCCATTGCCGCGCTGACGGTATCGTTTGTGGGGGAGGCTGGAGCCACTGAATGGAATGTGTCGGTTTGGGGTAAGCGTCGTGCGTTTACGGAGCATGTCGAGAAGCTTGCGGAGCTGGTGAGCGAGAAGACGGGGGGCGCGTTCACCATCAATGTGAGCTATGGCGGCCTGTCCAAGCCGAAGGAGAACCTGGACGGGATCTCGATCGGGGCGTTTGAGATGGCGCAGTTCTGTGCGGGCTATCATGCGGACAAGAACCGGGCGATCACGGTGCTGGAGCTTCCGTTTCTGGGGGTGAACACGCTGGCCGAGGAAGTGGCGGTCTCGAACGCGGTCTATGCCCATCCGGCGGCGCAGCAGGAGATGGCGCAGTGGAACGCCAGGCTGCTGATGACCTCGCCGATGCCGCAGTACAACCTGGTGGGCACCGGCGCGCCGCGCGACGAGCTGGCCGAGTTCGAGGGCATGCGGGTGCGCGCCACCGGCGGTCTGGGCGCGGCCTTCTCGGCGGTGGGCGGGGTGCCGACCTCGGTGCCGGCGACCGAGGCCTATAACGCGATGGAATCGGGTGTTGTGGACACGGTGGCCTTTGCCCAGCACGCGCATCTGAGCTTTGGCACCATCAACAAGGCCGACTGGTGGACCGCCAACCTGAACCCGGGCACGGTGAACTGCCCGGTGGTGGTCAATATCGACGCCTATGAGGCGCTGAGCGATGACGAGCGCGCGGCGCTGGACAGTTCGGTGGACGAGGCGATTGCCCATTACCTGACCAATTACGGCGCCCTGCTGAAGAAGTGGGACGATGTGCTGGCCGAGAAGGGCGTTGAGAAGGTGATGATCTCGGACGCGGTGCTAGAAGAGTTCCGCGCCAAGGTGGCCGGCCCGATCAGCGCCAAATGGGTCGAGGACATGACTGCGCAGGGCCTGCCGGGGCAGGAGCTGCTGGACCTGGTGCATGCGACGCTGAAGGCGGCGCGCGGCAGCTGA
- a CDS encoding arginase family protein — MSDPHLNSMMENLYWWGIPTLFRCPNLPPAGQDIALVGVPHSTGNGTTERDQHLGPRALRNVSSMQRRMHGGFGLDPWSAAKIADLGDVPFPRANDNEDCIEQITRFFREIDAAGARPISVGGDHSITGGIIQALGCGAITRGQPVCLLHLDAHTDVFTKVDHFLGARKSAAHWGAYLADQGKVDPGHSMQIGLRGHARTLDWLQPSYDYGYNVVTMKEFRQRGLADVVAQIGEVLAGRPVYITFDLDCLDPTIAPGVSNIEAGERGFDIDEAIGLLNAVRGLNIIGGDIVCMMPTKDSPNQITALTAGAVMFEMISMVAENIANQARGAGT; from the coding sequence ATGTCTGACCCACATCTGAATTCCATGATGGAGAACCTGTACTGGTGGGGCATTCCAACCCTTTTCCGTTGCCCCAACCTGCCGCCCGCCGGTCAGGATATCGCCCTGGTCGGGGTGCCCCATTCCACGGGCAACGGCACCACCGAGCGTGACCAGCATCTGGGTCCCCGCGCCTTGCGTAACGTCTCCTCGATGCAGCGGCGCATGCATGGCGGTTTCGGGCTCGACCCGTGGTCGGCGGCCAAGATCGCCGATCTTGGCGATGTGCCCTTTCCCAGGGCCAATGACAACGAAGACTGCATCGAACAGATCACCCGGTTCTTCCGCGAGATCGACGCGGCAGGCGCGCGGCCGATCTCGGTCGGGGGCGACCATTCGATCACCGGCGGCATCATTCAGGCGCTGGGATGTGGTGCCATCACCAGGGGGCAACCCGTCTGTCTTCTGCACCTCGATGCGCACACGGATGTGTTCACCAAGGTGGACCACTTTCTGGGCGCCCGGAAATCCGCCGCCCATTGGGGTGCCTATCTGGCGGATCAGGGCAAGGTGGACCCCGGCCATTCGATGCAGATCGGGCTGCGGGGCCATGCCCGGACGCTGGACTGGCTGCAACCCTCTTATGACTACGGCTACAATGTGGTGACCATGAAAGAGTTCCGCCAGCGCGGGCTTGCCGATGTGGTGGCGCAAATCGGCGAGGTGCTGGCCGGGCGGCCTGTCTATATCACCTTCGATCTGGATTGCCTGGACCCGACCATCGCACCGGGGGTGTCCAACATCGAGGCCGGCGAACGCGGTTTCGACATCGATGAGGCCATCGGCCTGCTGAACGCGGTGCGTGGGCTCAACATCATTGGCGGCGATATCGTCTGTATGATGCCGACCAAGGACAGTCCGAATCAGATCACCGCCCTGACCGCCGGGGCTGTCATGTTCGAGATGATCTCGATGGTGGCCGAAAACATTGCCAATCAAGCCAGGGGAGCAGGCACATGA
- the speB gene encoding agmatinase, translated as MSQKDTEFFQPVSGMDLPRFAGVPTFMRLPHVTPDHAAYDQVQIGLVGVPWDAGTTNRPGPRHGPRQLRDLSTMIRAGNPATGVNPFALVNCADLGDVAPNPIDIMDCMDRISRFYAGLKSSGILPVTAGGDHLTTLPVLRGLASDAPVGLIQFDSHTDLFDSYFGGNKYTHGTPFRRAIEEGLVDPRRMVQIGIRGTAYNTEDVEWGEAQGVRIIRIEEFFDRGVADVMAEARDIVGDKPTYCTFDIDFVDPAYAPGTGTPEVGGPNSFQALQVVRELSGLTLIGADLVEVSPPFDAQGNTAWLGASILFEMLCVCAKAISARARDA; from the coding sequence ATGAGCCAGAAGGATACGGAGTTCTTTCAGCCGGTCTCGGGGATGGATCTGCCGCGCTTTGCCGGGGTGCCGACATTCATGCGCCTGCCGCATGTGACGCCCGACCATGCGGCTTACGATCAGGTCCAGATTGGCCTTGTCGGTGTGCCCTGGGATGCGGGCACCACGAACCGCCCCGGCCCGCGCCATGGCCCGCGCCAGCTGCGCGACCTCTCCACCATGATCAGGGCGGGCAACCCGGCGACCGGGGTCAATCCCTTTGCACTGGTCAATTGCGCCGATCTGGGCGACGTGGCCCCCAACCCGATCGACATCATGGACTGCATGGACCGGATTTCCCGGTTTTATGCCGGCCTGAAATCCAGCGGCATCCTTCCCGTCACCGCTGGCGGCGATCACCTTACGACCTTGCCGGTGCTGCGCGGGCTGGCCAGTGACGCGCCGGTCGGTCTGATCCAGTTCGACAGTCACACCGATCTGTTCGACAGCTACTTCGGCGGCAACAAATACACTCATGGCACCCCGTTCCGGCGTGCCATCGAAGAGGGCCTGGTCGACCCCAGGCGCATGGTGCAGATCGGCATTCGCGGCACCGCCTACAATACCGAGGACGTGGAATGGGGCGAGGCGCAGGGCGTCCGGATCATCAGGATCGAGGAATTCTTTGACCGGGGCGTGGCCGATGTCATGGCCGAGGCGCGCGACATCGTCGGGGACAAGCCAACCTATTGCACCTTTGACATCGATTTCGTCGATCCGGCCTATGCCCCCGGAACCGGAACGCCCGAGGTCGGCGGGCCGAACAGTTTTCAGGCCTTGCAGGTGGTGCGCGAATTGTCAGGGCTGACGCTGATCGGTGCGGATCTCGTTGAGGTCTCGCCGCCGTTTGACGCGCAGGGAAACACCGCCTGGCTGGGTGCGTCGATCCTGTTCGAGATGCTCTGCGTCTGTGCCAAGGCCATCTCTGCGCGCGCGCGGGATGCCTGA
- a CDS encoding TRAP transporter large permease: MDSIDIGLWVTGGLLVLVLTGMRVAFAAALAGLVGLVWIFWAKFGYDPDRFGKALTVAVKTAGQVPHSKVSSQALSLIPTFILIGYLAYYAGLTRALFEAAKRWMAWVPGGLAVSTVFATAGFAAVSGASVATSAVFARIAIPEMLAIGYNKRFAAGVVAAAGTLASLIPPSAILVIYAIIVEQDVGKLLLAGFVPGAFSAVIYVALIVGIAVVFKSVGPPVTGFTWRQRFASLPGALPIVFVVVIIISFVYNPFGGDAWGTPTEGGALGAFVVFCMAVFRGMKWAEFKSALLETAKLTVMIFTIIWGVLIYVRFLGFADLPGAFSDWITSLQMSPMLILVCILLAYAVLGMFMDAIGMLLLTLPVVYPAVMALNGGEAVSAADSAFGMSGPMCAIWFGILVVKMAEFCLITPPIGLNCFVVAGVRPDLSVQDVFRGVMPFFVADAVTIALLVAFPQIVLWLPGQV; this comes from the coding sequence ATGGATAGTATCGATATCGGCCTCTGGGTCACCGGCGGCCTTCTGGTTCTGGTCCTGACCGGCATGCGGGTGGCCTTTGCCGCCGCGCTGGCGGGGTTGGTGGGGCTGGTCTGGATCTTCTGGGCCAAGTTCGGCTATGACCCCGACCGCTTTGGCAAGGCGCTGACGGTGGCGGTCAAGACCGCCGGGCAGGTGCCTCATTCCAAGGTGTCGAGCCAGGCGCTGAGCCTGATCCCGACCTTCATCCTGATCGGATACCTGGCCTATTACGCCGGGCTGACGCGGGCGCTGTTCGAGGCGGCCAAGCGCTGGATGGCCTGGGTGCCGGGCGGGCTGGCGGTGTCGACGGTGTTTGCCACCGCGGGCTTTGCCGCGGTGTCCGGGGCATCGGTGGCGACCTCGGCGGTGTTTGCCCGCATCGCCATCCCCGAGATGCTGGCGATCGGCTATAACAAGCGCTTTGCGGCCGGCGTGGTGGCGGCGGCGGGCACGCTGGCCTCGCTGATCCCGCCCTCGGCGATCCTGGTGATCTATGCGATCATCGTGGAACAGGATGTGGGCAAGCTGTTGCTGGCGGGCTTTGTGCCCGGCGCCTTCAGCGCGGTGATCTATGTGGCGCTGATCGTGGGCATCGCGGTGGTGTTCAAATCGGTGGGCCCGCCGGTGACCGGCTTCACCTGGCGGCAGCGGTTCGCATCGCTGCCGGGCGCGCTGCCCATCGTGTTCGTGGTCGTGATCATCATCTCCTTTGTCTACAACCCCTTTGGCGGCGATGCCTGGGGTACGCCCACCGAGGGCGGCGCGCTGGGGGCCTTCGTGGTGTTCTGCATGGCGGTGTTCAGGGGCATGAAATGGGCCGAGTTCAAGAGCGCGCTGCTGGAGACGGCCAAGCTGACGGTGATGATCTTCACCATCATCTGGGGGGTGCTGATCTATGTGCGCTTCCTGGGCTTTGCCGACCTGCCCGGCGCCTTCTCGGACTGGATCACCAGCCTGCAGATGTCGCCGATGCTGATCCTGGTCTGCATCCTGTTGGCCTATGCGGTGCTGGGCATGTTCATGGATGCGATCGGCATGCTGCTGTTGACCCTGCCGGTGGTCTATCCGGCGGTGATGGCGCTGAACGGCGGCGAGGCGGTCAGCGCCGCCGACAGCGCATTCGGCATGTCGGGCCCGATGTGCGCGATCTGGTTCGGCATCCTGGTGGTGAAAATGGCCGAGTTCTGCCTGATCACCCCGCCGATCGGGCTCAACTGCTTCGTCGTGGCCGGCGTGCGCCCGGATCTCAGCGTACAGGACGTGTTCCGCGGCGTGATGCCCTTCTTCGTCGCCGACGCCGTAACCATCGCCCTCCTCGTCGCCTTCCCGCAAATCGTCCTATGGCTGCCGGGGCAAGTCTGA
- a CDS encoding sigma-54-dependent transcriptional regulator, whose translation MEERRPYSILVIDDDKSMRLSLVDLLEAAGWQVEAIARATLVAAKLDDNPPDVILSDIRMPGMTGLELLSSLDHASAPPLVLISAHGDIPMAVQAMRDGAYSFVEKPYEPRRLLSILTHAAEQNRMQQDNSRLKERLIRLSGLDRILLGQTAEIVSLRQDILDLAGTRATVLITGETGTGKELVAHALHDLGGDGQAPFLALNCAALSQDTFETEMFGIAGQSEGRLAKASGGTLFLDEICSCPAAVQAKLLRVLEDKQILPVGASSAIKAEFRVISATSEDVQDAVSAGRLRQDLLFRINTVVLGLPSLRHRRDDLMLLARHFLEHYAHVYELAVPKMSQDDMAALLAHDWPGNVRELRNVCERRVLAARRGGGSMARAIAADQQLDDVPGTLREAVAVFERELISKAIQAHEGRMDAAAEALGIGRRTLNEKIVKLGLDKGALL comes from the coding sequence GTGGAAGAAAGACGCCCCTACAGCATTCTGGTCATCGACGATGACAAATCCATGCGGTTGTCGCTGGTCGACCTGCTTGAGGCGGCTGGCTGGCAGGTCGAGGCGATTGCACGCGCCACATTGGTGGCCGCCAAGTTGGACGACAACCCGCCGGATGTGATCCTGTCCGACATACGCATGCCCGGCATGACGGGGCTGGAACTGTTGTCGAGCCTGGACCACGCCAGCGCGCCGCCGCTGGTGCTGATCTCGGCCCATGGGGACATTCCCATGGCGGTTCAGGCGATGCGGGACGGGGCCTATAGTTTCGTCGAGAAACCTTACGAGCCGCGCCGTTTGCTGAGCATTCTGACCCATGCGGCGGAACAGAACCGGATGCAGCAGGACAATTCCCGGCTGAAGGAACGTCTGATCCGCCTATCCGGCCTCGACCGCATCCTGCTGGGGCAAACCGCAGAGATCGTCTCGCTGCGGCAGGATATTCTGGACCTCGCCGGCACCCGCGCGACGGTGCTGATCACCGGCGAAACCGGCACCGGCAAAGAGTTGGTGGCCCATGCGCTGCATGATCTAGGCGGCGATGGTCAGGCGCCATTTCTGGCGCTCAACTGCGCGGCGCTGTCGCAGGACACGTTCGAAACCGAAATGTTCGGGATCGCGGGACAAAGTGAAGGACGGTTGGCCAAGGCCTCGGGCGGAACCTTGTTTCTGGACGAAATCTGCTCCTGCCCCGCTGCGGTGCAGGCCAAGCTGTTGCGCGTTCTCGAGGACAAGCAAATTCTGCCGGTCGGTGCATCGAGCGCAATCAAAGCCGAGTTCCGGGTCATTTCCGCCACCAGCGAGGATGTCCAGGACGCCGTGAGCGCGGGACGGTTGCGCCAAGATCTGCTGTTTCGCATCAACACCGTTGTTCTTGGTCTTCCGTCCCTGCGGCATCGGCGCGACGACCTGATGCTGCTGGCCCGGCATTTCCTGGAACATTACGCCCATGTCTACGAATTGGCGGTGCCGAAGATGTCGCAAGACGATATGGCGGCGCTTCTGGCCCATGACTGGCCCGGCAATGTGCGCGAATTGCGCAACGTGTGCGAACGCCGGGTGCTGGCCGCGCGGCGCGGAGGTGGGTCCATGGCAAGGGCCATCGCCGCCGATCAGCAGCTTGACGACGTTCCCGGCACCCTGCGCGAGGCGGTTGCCGTCTTCGAGCGCGAGTTGATCAGCAAGGCGATCCAGGCGCATGAAGGCCGCATGGATGCCGCCGCCGAAGCCTTGGGGATCGGTCGGCGGACACTGAACGAAAAGATCGTCAAGCTCGGGCTCGACAAGGGCGCGTTGCTCTGA
- a CDS encoding LacI family DNA-binding transcriptional regulator, giving the protein MRDVAKAAGVSRMTVSRALKKDSPISSETRERILKVVKDMNYVPDQVAGSLTTKRSGFVGLLLPSLNNLHFAQTAQSLTDVLEQGGLQLLLGYTAYSPEREEQLVETMLRRRPEAMVLSYDGHTEQTIRLLQRASIPIVEIWEKPAHPIGHTVGFSNERAAYDMTNALLARGFRKIVFLGEKDDDWTRGAARRAGFKRAMREAGLNPDQEIRLGAPPLSIEDGVAAAELILQEYPDTDCIFCVSDMPAFGLLSRLKSIGVAVPEQVSVVGFGNFEVSRFASPEISTVRVDPIAIGRETGSLILRLLDPKQRSPQTAQHITLPPVLEFRPSLKNL; this is encoded by the coding sequence ATGCGCGATGTCGCCAAGGCGGCGGGTGTATCCAGAATGACGGTCAGCCGTGCTTTGAAGAAGGACAGCCCGATTTCTTCCGAGACGCGGGAGCGCATCCTGAAGGTTGTCAAGGACATGAACTATGTCCCGGATCAAGTCGCGGGCTCATTGACAACAAAAAGGTCAGGGTTTGTCGGCCTCTTGTTGCCCTCGCTGAACAACCTGCACTTTGCGCAGACAGCGCAATCCCTGACCGATGTACTTGAACAGGGCGGACTGCAATTGCTCCTGGGCTATACCGCCTATTCACCCGAGCGAGAGGAGCAGCTTGTCGAAACCATGCTACGGCGCCGTCCCGAGGCGATGGTTCTATCTTATGACGGTCACACCGAACAGACCATCCGGTTGCTGCAACGCGCCTCGATCCCCATTGTTGAGATCTGGGAGAAACCGGCCCATCCGATCGGCCACACCGTCGGCTTCTCCAACGAACGTGCCGCCTATGACATGACGAACGCGCTGTTGGCACGGGGCTTTCGCAAGATCGTTTTCCTGGGCGAAAAGGATGATGACTGGACCCGAGGAGCCGCCAGGCGGGCCGGTTTCAAGCGCGCTATGCGCGAGGCCGGTCTGAACCCCGACCAAGAGATCCGTCTTGGCGCACCGCCCTTGTCGATCGAAGATGGTGTCGCCGCGGCAGAGCTTATCCTGCAGGAATACCCCGATACGGATTGCATATTCTGTGTCTCTGACATGCCTGCATTTGGCCTGTTGAGTCGGCTGAAAAGCATCGGGGTCGCCGTACCCGAACAGGTCTCTGTGGTCGGTTTCGGCAATTTCGAGGTCTCCCGTTTTGCCTCGCCCGAGATCAGCACCGTGCGGGTCGATCCCATTGCGATCGGTCGTGAAACCGGCTCGCTGATCCTTCGTCTCCTGGACCCGAAACAGAGATCTCCCCAGACGGCCCAACATATCACATTACCGCCCGTGCTAGAGTTTCGCCCGAGTCTGAAGAACCTCTGA
- a CDS encoding sensor histidine kinase — MRLRSFVFPTIATAVVAISVFKVSYGYFQSEERTKARGRLSLYQTSVSGELERFSHLTYVLARDPVVIETANGGARRDLNIRLEAFAKQAGLDAIYLIKPDGFTIAASNHREPGSFVGQNYAFRPYFQDALAGQQGRFYAIGATTGLPGYFIADAVHGDPETPAGVIAIKISLTKLEESWLGSGEQVFLANQDGVVLLASDPAWRYKTLSPLSDMRRQEIKAARQFSGQELDPLDWAVLPDRRARIAGSERLHLVGSDLPHGWELHFFASDDQALTRSWLVTALVVILAAIGFIAFQIQRARRVDAELRRSAREEAELRLANEQLAKEIQERMTAERRLKRTQSELERASRLAALGRLAASVTHELGQPIAAMRNHLVATEMAGGAQTRLAANIAGLVERMEGITRQLKFFASSTTEEFTAIDLRDAIRVSLDLVAPNLEQSGTGVRLDLPDTPVHIRGIRLRIEQVMTNLLRNAIDATEDSTDPMIRIRAGTDSDDAWVEIKDNGHGLGTATLADLQEPFVTTRESGRGMGLGLAISASIVKDHDGKMSACDSDTGGAVFRVTFPLTASEDG, encoded by the coding sequence ATGCGGTTGCGATCCTTTGTATTCCCGACGATTGCGACGGCTGTCGTCGCGATCAGCGTTTTCAAGGTTTCCTATGGGTATTTCCAATCCGAGGAACGCACGAAAGCGCGCGGTCGGCTTTCGCTTTATCAGACCTCGGTTTCGGGCGAGCTGGAGCGGTTCTCGCATCTGACCTATGTGCTGGCGCGTGATCCCGTGGTGATCGAGACGGCAAATGGCGGGGCGCGCAGGGATCTCAATATTCGGTTGGAGGCATTCGCCAAGCAGGCGGGGCTGGACGCCATTTATCTGATCAAGCCCGATGGCTTTACCATCGCCGCGTCCAATCATCGTGAACCGGGCAGCTTTGTCGGGCAGAACTATGCCTTTCGGCCGTATTTTCAGGACGCGCTGGCCGGGCAACAGGGGCGGTTCTACGCCATAGGCGCAACCACGGGTCTGCCGGGCTATTTTATCGCCGACGCGGTCCATGGCGATCCCGAAACACCTGCGGGCGTGATCGCGATCAAGATCAGTCTGACCAAGCTGGAAGAAAGCTGGCTGGGCTCTGGTGAACAGGTTTTTCTGGCCAATCAGGACGGCGTTGTCCTGCTCGCGTCCGATCCCGCATGGCGGTACAAGACCCTGTCGCCGCTTTCGGACATGCGCCGGCAAGAGATCAAGGCCGCGCGACAGTTCTCGGGCCAGGAACTCGACCCGCTGGACTGGGCGGTCCTGCCGGACCGGCGGGCCCGGATTGCCGGGTCCGAGCGTCTGCACCTGGTGGGCAGCGATTTGCCCCATGGCTGGGAGCTGCATTTCTTTGCCAGCGATGATCAGGCCCTTACCCGTTCCTGGCTGGTGACGGCGCTTGTCGTCATTCTTGCGGCGATCGGATTTATCGCCTTTCAGATTCAGCGCGCCCGCCGCGTCGATGCCGAATTGCGGCGCTCGGCGCGCGAGGAGGCCGAACTGCGCCTGGCCAACGAACAGTTGGCGAAGGAAATACAGGAACGCATGACCGCCGAACGCCGCCTCAAGCGAACCCAGAGTGAGTTGGAACGCGCCAGCAGGCTGGCCGCGCTTGGCCGGCTGGCGGCCTCGGTCACCCATGAGTTGGGCCAACCCATCGCGGCCATGCGCAATCATCTTGTCGCGACCGAGATGGCTGGCGGCGCGCAGACCAGATTGGCGGCAAACATCGCCGGTCTTGTCGAGCGGATGGAGGGCATCACCCGCCAGCTCAAGTTCTTTGCAAGCTCGACAACCGAGGAGTTCACCGCAATCGACCTGCGCGACGCCATTCGGGTATCGCTCGACCTGGTCGCGCCCAATCTGGAACAGTCCGGAACCGGTGTTCGCCTCGATCTTCCGGACACCCCTGTGCATATCCGCGGCATTCGGCTCCGCATCGAGCAGGTCATGACCAATCTTCTGCGCAACGCGATTGATGCGACCGAAGACAGCACCGACCCGATGATCCGGATCCGCGCCGGTACAGACAGCGATGACGCCTGGGTAGAGATCAAGGACAACGGGCATGGTCTGGGCACTGCCACCTTGGCCGATTTGCAGGAGCCGTTTGTGACCACCCGCGAAAGCGGGCGCGGCATGGGGCTGGGTCTTGCGATTTCGGCGAGTATCGTGAAAGACCATGATGGCAAGATGTCGGCCTGCGACAGCGACACCGGCGGGGCTGTCTTTCGGGTCACCTTCCCCCTCACTGCGTCAGAGGATGGATAG
- a CDS encoding SMP-30/gluconolactonase/LRE family protein produces the protein MFGVLEGTGFETIELEFNACFIGHARVERLWTGARWSEGPAWFPAGRYLIWSDIPNNRIMRWDETDGSVSEFRRPSNNSNGNTVDGQGRLVSCEHLARRVTRTEHDGEITVIAEAVAGKRLNSPNDVVVKSDGSIWFTDPAYGIMMDYEGDRAESEIGACHVYRWDPETLRVTAVATDFVKPNGLAFSADEKSLFVSDTGGTHQEGGPAHIRKLTLMPDGKGVSGGEVFAECSNGFFDGFRLDRDGRIWSSAADGVHCLNPEGRLIGKIHIPEIVGNLCFGGAKLNRLFIAATSSLYAVYLNVNGLK, from the coding sequence ATGTTTGGAGTCTTGGAAGGCACCGGTTTTGAGACCATCGAACTTGAGTTCAACGCCTGTTTCATCGGTCATGCCCGGGTCGAGCGGCTCTGGACCGGCGCGCGATGGTCAGAAGGGCCTGCATGGTTCCCGGCTGGCCGCTATCTGATCTGGTCGGATATCCCGAACAATCGGATCATGCGCTGGGATGAAACCGATGGATCGGTGTCCGAGTTCCGGCGCCCGTCAAACAACAGCAACGGCAATACCGTGGATGGCCAGGGCAGGCTGGTTTCCTGCGAACATCTTGCCCGACGGGTCACGCGCACGGAACATGACGGCGAGATCACCGTCATTGCCGAGGCAGTGGCAGGCAAGCGGCTAAACTCGCCAAATGATGTCGTAGTGAAATCCGATGGCTCCATCTGGTTCACCGATCCCGCCTACGGGATCATGATGGACTACGAAGGCGACCGCGCCGAGAGCGAGATCGGGGCCTGCCATGTCTACCGCTGGGATCCGGAAACCTTGCGGGTCACCGCCGTGGCCACAGATTTCGTCAAGCCGAACGGGTTGGCCTTTTCCGCTGACGAAAAATCGCTCTTTGTCTCCGATACCGGGGGCACCCACCAGGAAGGCGGGCCGGCCCACATCCGCAAACTCACGCTTATGCCTGACGGCAAAGGGGTCTCGGGTGGCGAGGTGTTTGCCGAATGCAGCAATGGATTTTTCGATGGCTTCCGGCTCGACCGCGACGGCCGTATCTGGAGCTCTGCTGCCGATGGCGTGCACTGCCTGAACCCCGAAGGCAGGCTGATCGGCAAGATCCACATACCCGAGATCGTAGGTAACCTTTGCTTTGGCGGCGCCAAACTGAACCGCCTATTCATCGCGGCGACCAGCTCTCTCTACGCGGTCTATCTGAATGTGAACGGTCTGAAGTAG